GTCAGGCTGGCTCCGGTAATCAATGGCTTACGTGGTTCCAGTAGCAGGGTGGTCAGTAGATCAATATTAACAATTTCCAGCACACCGTCCTTACCATCGGGAGAGGACGGATACCACTGGATGAGAATCGGGCTGCCTTTGATGAGCAGCGGATCGGTGGACAACAGCAGTTGCGCATTTGTAGTGGGGAGCTCGGGCTGAAGCTGGTGAATCGGGATATTACGATAACCAAAGACGCTCGAGCAGTAGAGTATGCCGCGCTGGACCAGGGCGATTGCGCGTACCGTTTGCAGTCTGGCGGCCTGTTTGCGTAGCGGGAGATGCGTAACGGAACAAGGAAGGCCAATCAGCGGTAACAGAATATCCCGGCCGTTTTGCAACGGACGCAATACTTCATCAAGCGTGGCGACCGCCCGGGAGGCAAAGGTAACCGTGTGGTGGTGATTTAAATTCCGCTGTGAAATAAATCGGATGCTCAGTGTCAGGATGAGCGTAGCAAGCGCGCAAAATGCACAGAGAATAAAGCGATTGCGACGATACTTTTTTATGATCCGTTGTGCTGTCTGCATGCGGGCCACCTGAAAACCGTCAGCCACAAAAGCCGACCGTAACAGAGCAAGTGTAGTGGGGAAACGGCAAACAGACGAGTAAGGGGACAAATTTCGCCCATCCGTTGCAGATGGGCGAGGAAAAAGTATTAGTCTTGCTGGTTGATTGGTTTAGTCACACTGAACTTTAATGGCCAGACCGCCGCGCGAGGTTTCGCGGTATTTGGCATTCATATCCTTACCGGTTTCGTACATCGTTTCGATGACCTTATCCAGTGAGACGCGCGGCGCGCTGGTACGACGCATCGCCATCCGGGCGGCGTTGATCGCTTTAACAGAGGCAATCGCATTACGTTCAATGCACGGCACCTGCACCTGACCAGCAACCGGATCGCAGGTCAGTCCCAGGTTATGTTCCATGCCGATTTCAGCGGCAACGCACACCTGCTCCGGGCTCGCGCCCAGCAGTTCTGCAAGACCGGCCGCTGCCATTGAACAGGCCACACCGACTTCGCCCTGACAGCCGACTTCCGCACCCGAAATCGAGGCATTCATCTTATACAACGCGCCGATAGCGCCTGCCGCCAGGAAGTAGCGGGTATAAATATCCGGGCTGACGGATTCAATGAAGTGATCGTAGTAGGCCAGCACGGCAGGCACGATACCGCATGCACCGTTGGTTGGCGCAGTGACTACACGACCACCCGCCGCGTTCTCTTCGTTGACGGCGAGGGCGAACATGTTCACCCAGTCGATCACGTTCATCGGGTCGTTAGAGAGCTTATCGCTGGAAACCAGCATTCGACGCAGCGCAGAGGCGCGACGCGGGACGCGCAGCGGACCTGGCAACACGCCTTCGGTATTCATGCCGCGATCGATACAGGCCTGCATGGTCTGCCAGACGTGACCGAAATACTCTTCAATCTCTTTCTTGTCGTGTAAGGCCAGCTCGTTCTGCATCGCCAGCCCGGAAAGGGACAGGCCAGTGCTGTTACAGTACTCCAGCAGCTCGGTTGCGGATTTGAACGGATAAGGGACACTCACCTCATTCGCTGCATCCTGGCCGAAATGCTCTTCATCGACGATAAAACCGCCGCCGATGGAGTAGTAGGTTTTGCTGTAAACGACGGCATCGCCGTTATACGCATGGATCTGCATACCGTTTTCGTGCAGCGGCAGATTGCCGTTATGAAAACGCATGCCGTCATTCTGTGGAAAATCCACTTCGTGCTGACCGCATGCCAGCAGGAGGCGACCGCGCGTCTCTACGTCGCGGATGAAGCCTGGGATACTATCAATATCCACGGTAGCAGGTTCATTACCTGCCAGACCCATAATAATGGCGATATCGGTGTGGTGACCTTTACCCGTAAGCGACAGTGAACCATACACGTCGACGGCAACACGGGTAACGCTATCCAGTAATCCTTTTTCGACCAGGTCATCGACGAACTGTTTACCCGCCTTCATAGGCCCTACAGTATGGGAGGATGAGGGACCAATCCCCACCTTAAACATGTCGAATAGACTAATCACGATAATACTCCTGACAGGGTGACTGGAAACTTCCAGAAACGATGTAATAACTGCGCATAGTGTAAGAGGGAACGCGGGGATCGGCTTAACTATTCACATGAATTAAACTAATGAGTAACCGCGTTTTTACTAATGTTGTGATGGGAGTTTCAGATTGTGTCTTCCGCGCGTAAAGATAAGTATAGTCAGGGTTTCACGCCAATCTGTAGCGCCAGCTCACGAATAATTCCCGCAGTCATGCCCCAGACGAAATAATGTTCATACCACGAAAGCCACACGCGATGCGAATCACCACGACGCCAGACATCCAGAGGGTGATAGCGACCTAAATGCAGCGCCTGCGCCAGCGGCATTTCAAAGACCGCAGACACCTCGTCTTCGCTGGCACGCCAGGGCAAATTGGGCGGGATGATGCCAACCACTGGCGTCACCTGGAACCCGGTCACGCTGTCAACCGGCGGCAGGACGCCGATCACCTCAACGGCTTCTGGTGGGATCGCGACTTCTTCTTCTGCTTCGCGCAGCGCGGCGGCGATGAGCGAGGCATCGGTGCTGTCAACCGCGCCGCCCGGGAAGGCCACCTGTCCGGCATGTTTGCGTAAATGTACTGAACGCTGGGTCAGCAGCAGTCCCGGTTGGGGGCGGCGAACCACGGGAACGAGCACGGCGGCCTGGCGCAGGTTCAGCGACTCGCGATTAATCTGCGGGCGCAAAAGTTGGAAGCGCGATAAAAAATCATCCAGCGTCAGGCTCTTGTTATCCACGTTTTAGTTCTCCAGTTGTTGCAGGATACGATTAACTTTATCAAAGGTTTCCTGATATTCCGCCTGTTCCTCGCTATCAGCCACGATGCCGCCGCCGGCGGAGCAGTACAGTTGACCGTTCACGGCGGTCAGGGTGCGGATGGTAATGCTGGTATCCATATTGCCGCAGACGCTCAGATAACCAATGCTGCCGCACCAGGCATTGCGCCGATGCGGTTCCAGTTCATCAATGATTTCCATCGCGCGTACCTTTGGTGCGCCGGTAATCGAGCCGCCCGGAAACGCGGCGCGGAGCAGGTCGCTGGCATGTCGTGTGGTCGGTAAGCGCGCGGTGACGGTGCTGACCAGATGATGCACCGCCGGGAAGGGCTCGACCACGAACAACTCTGGTACTTTCACCGAGCCCGGCGCTGCCACGCGACCAATGTCGTTGCGCATCAGATCGACAATCATTAAATTTTCCGCCCGATCTTTCGCTGAGTTCGCCAGTTTCTGCGCCTGCTTTCGGTCTGCCTCTTCCTGTGGAAGACGTGGCAGAGTGCCTTTAATCGGGCGGGTCTGAATCTCGCCGTCGGCCAGAAGAATAAACCGTTCGGGCGACAGGCTCAGAATAGCGCCTTCATCCAGGCGTAAAAATGCGCTGAACGGGGCGCGGTTCTCCCTGTTCAGCCGCTCGAAGGCCAGCCACTCATCGCCCTGATAAGACGCCTGAAAACGCTGGGCCAGATTGACCTGATAGCAGTCGCCGCTGTGCAGATACGCCTGCACCTGGCGGAATTTCTTTCCATACTGCTCGCGCGTCATATTCGAGCGCCAGTTTGCGGTTAACCTGAACGGCGCACGCTCAGGGGATTGCTGGCTTTCCAGCCAGGCGAGTCTGGCCTGGACGTCCGAATGGCTGAGCAGGGTTACGGTCTGGCGCGAGTGGTCGACAACGAGTGCCCAGTCGTAGAGGCCGATCGCCATGTCTGCCAGCGCGATATCCTGCCGGGCGTGACTGGGCAGAATTTCGAATCGACGCCCCAGATCGTAGCCGAATAACCCCAGCGCACCGCCCTGGAACGGTAAGTCGGCGTTCACCGGCGGCTGGAGGTTCAGCGCCGTCAGCGTTTTTTGCAGCACCGTCAGAGGGTCGTCGTGAGTAAGACGAGCGCCCTGTGCATCGCGGATCTGCGTCGTCTCGCCGTGCGTTTTCACGGTGCAAACCGGATCGGCCACTACGATGTCAAAGCGGCTATGCGGGTGATCCGCATGACCAGAGTGCAACAGCATCGCCCACGGCAGATGGCTTATTGGCGCGAAATACTGTTCGGCGGCGTCCTGGCGCCAGGGGAGCGTGATAATAGCGGGAGATAACGTCTTCATTGATCCTGACTGTACTGGCTATGTTCCGGGTTGCATGAAATAATTAGCGCTGACAATTTAGCAGGAGTTAACGATGTTTGCAGGTTTACCTTCACTCAGTCACGAGCAGCAACAGAAAGCGGTTGAGCGTATTCAGGAACTCATGTCACAGGGAATGAGCAGCGGTCAGGCGATTATGCTAGTGGCAGAAGAACTGCGCGCCACTCATACCGGCGAGCGGATTGTGGCGCGTTTTGAAGATGACGAAGATGAGTAATCCCGGCTTACACCGCGGCGATTATCTTAATCTCAACCTTGTATTTTGGATTCATTAACCCAGCCTGAACCGTGCAGCGTACCGGCGCATGACCGGCCACGACCCAGGCATCCCAGGCCTTATTCATCGCCGCGAAGTCGTTCTTATCGGCGAGAAAAATAGTGGCGTCAAGAATACGTGACTTGCTGCTGCCTTGCTGTTCCAGCGCGGCGTCAATCTGCGCCAGCGTATTAGCGGTCTGCTCAAAGGCGTCGGCATCGAGGTTTGCCGGTACGCCAGTGTAGTAGAGCGTATTGTTGTGGATCACCACGTCAGACCAACGATCTTCGGCATCGATACGGATGATAGTCATAAACCCTTCCTCTTTAACTTAACGTTCTGCATCAAATGGCAAGACTGCCATATTGTCAGGGCGTCGTCATCTCTTCAACTGGCGTAACCCCCTCCAGCCTGACATAATCCCTGTTCAAATCAACAGGGGGTAGTGTGACGGACGATTTTGCACCAGACGGTCAACTGGCTAAAGCGATACCAGGATTTAAACCGCGCGAACCACAGCGGCAGATGGCGGTGGCCGTCGCTCAGTCCATTCAAAAATCACAGCCTCTGGTGGTCGAAGCCGGAACGGGGACGGGGAAAACCTACGCCTATCTGGCACCGGCGCTGCGCGCAAAAAAGAAAGTGATTATCTCGACCGGTTCGAAGGCGCTGCAGGATCAGCTCTACAGCCGCGATCTTCCGACGGTCGCCAACGCGCTGAAGTACACCGGAAGACTGGCCCTGTTGAAAGGACGTTCAAACTATTTATGCCTGGAACGCCTCGAACAACAGGCGCTGGCGGGCGGCGATCTGCCCGTTCAGACCTTAAGCGATGTGATCCTGCTGCGGTCGTGGTCGAATCAGACCGAAGATGGCGACATCAGCACCTGCGTCAGCGTGGCTGAGGATTCTCAGGCCTGGCCGCTAGTCACCAGCACCAACGACAACTGCCTCGGCAGCGACTGCCCGCTGTATAAAGACTGCTTTGTCGTGAAAGCGCGTAAAAAAGCGATGGACGCAGACGTGGTGGTGGTGAACCATCACCTGTTTCTGGCCGATATGGTGGTCAAAGAGAGCGGTTTCGGCGAACTGATCCCGGAAGCGGAAGTGATGATTTTCGATGAAGCCCATCAGCTACCGGATATCGCCAGCCAGTATTTTGGTCAGTCGCTCTCCAGCCGTCAGCTTATGGATCTGGCGAAGGATATCACCATTGCCTATCGTACCGAGCTGAAAGATACCCAACAATTACAGAAATGTGCCGACCGTCTGGCGCAAAGCGCGCAGGACTTTCGTCTGCAACTGGGCGAACCGGGGTATCGCGGCAACCTGCGTGAACTGCTGGCCGACCAGCGTGTGCAACGCGCTTTTTTACTGCTCGATGACACGCTGGAGCTGTGCTACGACGTGGCGAAATTGTCCCTCGGACGTTCAGCGTTGCTTGATGCCGCGTTTGAGCGCGCTACGCTGTATCGTGCACGTCTCAAGCGGCTGAAAGAGATCAACCAGCCCGGCTATAGCTACTGGTACGAATGCACCTCGCGCAATTTTACCCTCGCGCTGACGCCGCTGACGGTGGCGGATAAGTTCAAAGAGGTGATGGCGCAGAAGCCGGGAAGCTGGATTTTCACCTCCGCAACGCTGTCGGTGAATGACGATCTCCATCATTTTACAGCGCGTCTGGGGATCGAAGAGGCAGAATCGATGCTGCTGCCGAGTCCGTTTGATTACACCCGCCAGGCGCTGCTCTGTGTGCCGCGCAATCTGCCGCAAACTAATCAGCCGGGCGCGGCGCGACAGTTGGCGGCAATGTTAAGACCGATTATCGAAGCGAATAACGGACGCTGCTTTATACTCTGTACCTCGCACGCGATGATGCGCGATCTGGCGGAGCAGTTTCGCGCCACCATGACGCTTCCGGTATTGCTGCAAGGGGAAACCAGCAAAGGCCAACTGCTGCAACAGTTCGTTAGCGCGGGTAACGCCTTGCTGGTGGCGACCAGTAGCTTCTGGGAAGGGGTGGACGTACGCGGTGATACGCTGTCGCTGGTGATCATCGACAAACTGCCGTTTACGTCGCCGGACGATCCGCTGTTGAAGGCGCGGATGGAAGACTGTCGCTTACGCGGTGGCGACCCGTTTGATGAGGTGCAACTGCCCGACGCGGTGATTACGCTGAAGCAGGGAGTTGGGCGTTTGATCCGTGATGCTGACGATCGCGGCGTGCTGGTGATTTGTGATAACCGACTGGTGATGCGACCTTACGGCGCCACGTTTCTTGCCAGTCTGCCACCGGCGCCGCGCACCCGGGATATCGCCCGGGCCGTGCGATTTCTCGCGATACCATCCTCCGGGTAATCTGCTACGGAGTATGGTAAGATGCGGGCCATTTTATTGATCTAAGCACGAAGACTCATGCGAATTCTGGCTATCGATACCGCCACAGAAGCTTGTTCTGTGGCTCTGTGGAACGACGGTACTCACTCTGCTCATTTTGAGCTTTGCCCACGAGAACATACTCAACGCATCCTGCCGATGGTGCAGGATATCCTTGCCGCTAACGGCACCTCTCTGACGGAACTTAATGCGCTGGCCTACGGGCGTGGCCCCGGCAGTTTCACCGGCGTGCGTATTGGGATTGGCATTGCCCAGGGGCTGGCGTTAGGCGCAGATCTGCCGATGATCGGCGTCTCCACGCTGATGACGATGGCGCAGGGCGCGTGGCGTAAAACCGGCGCGACTCGCGTCCTGGCCGCCATTGACGCGCGCATGGGCGAAGTCTACTGGGCCGAATATCAGCGCGATGAAAATGGCGTCTGGCACGGTGAAGAGACGGAGGCTGTGCTGAAACCTGAGCAGGTGACCGAGCGTTTACAACAGCTTTCTGGTGACTGGGTGACCGTCGGGACGGGCTGGCCTGCCTGGCCTGAACTCGGTAAAGAGAGCGGGCTGACGCTGCGCGATGGCGATGTCCTGCTGCCAGCGGCGGAGGATATGCTGCCGATCGCCTGTCAGATGTTAACCGATGGCAAAACCGTGACGGTCGAACATGCTGAACCGGTTTATTTACGTAACAACGTGGCCTGGAAGAAACTTCCCGGAAAAGAATGAATCTCAGTAGTATGACCAGTAAATGCCGGGTCAATGCGCTGAGAAAAGGAGTCGCAACATGGCGGTTCAAAAACAAGTGGTTAAAGGTTTGCTCGCAGGGGCTATTGCGATCATGCTGAGCGGCTGCGTCACGGTTCCGGATGCAATTAAGGGCTCAAGCCCCACGCCACAAGACGATCTGGTGCGCGTGATGAATGCCCCGCAACTGTACGTGGGGCAGGAAGCGCGCTTTGGCGGCAAAGTGGTGGATATTCAAAATCAGCAGGGGAAAACGCGTCTGGAAATTGCTACCGTTTCGCTCGATAGCGGTGCGCGCCCCATTCTGGGCGAACCATCACGCGGACGTATTTACGCTAACGTGAATGGGTTCCTTGATCCGGTCGATTTCCGGGGGCAACTGGTGACCGTCGTTGGGCCGATTACCGGTACTGCCGAAGGCAAAGTGGGCAATACGCCGTATAAGTTCATGACCATGGACGTATCGGGTTATAAGCGCTGGCGACTCGCCCAGCAGGTGGTGATGCCTCCGCAACCGATCGACCCGTGGTTCTACGGCGGAAGAAGAGGCTGGCCGTACGGCTATGGCGGCTGGGGGTGGTATAACCCGGGGCCCGCACAGGTACAAACGATAGTCACAGAGTAACGCGTTGTATTATCAGTAAAAGAAACAGCGGCTGGTCCGCTGTTTCTGTTTTATTAATGTCATAACAAAAATAAATAGTGACGCGCTTCGCAACCTTTCAGTTGAGTGATT
The DNA window shown above is from Citrobacter farmeri and carries:
- the sdaA gene encoding L-serine ammonia-lyase; this translates as MISLFDMFKVGIGPSSSHTVGPMKAGKQFVDDLVEKGLLDSVTRVAVDVYGSLSLTGKGHHTDIAIIMGLAGNEPATVDIDSIPGFIRDVETRGRLLLACGQHEVDFPQNDGMRFHNGNLPLHENGMQIHAYNGDAVVYSKTYYSIGGGFIVDEEHFGQDAANEVSVPYPFKSATELLEYCNSTGLSLSGLAMQNELALHDKKEIEEYFGHVWQTMQACIDRGMNTEGVLPGPLRVPRRASALRRMLVSSDKLSNDPMNVIDWVNMFALAVNEENAAGGRVVTAPTNGACGIVPAVLAYYDHFIESVSPDIYTRYFLAAGAIGALYKMNASISGAEVGCQGEVGVACSMAAAGLAELLGASPEQVCVAAEIGMEHNLGLTCDPVAGQVQVPCIERNAIASVKAINAARMAMRRTSAPRVSLDKVIETMYETGKDMNAKYRETSRGGLAIKVQCD
- a CDS encoding CoA pyrophosphatase, coding for MDNKSLTLDDFLSRFQLLRPQINRESLNLRQAAVLVPVVRRPQPGLLLTQRSVHLRKHAGQVAFPGGAVDSTDASLIAAALREAEEEVAIPPEAVEVIGVLPPVDSVTGFQVTPVVGIIPPNLPWRASEDEVSAVFEMPLAQALHLGRYHPLDVWRRGDSHRVWLSWYEHYFVWGMTAGIIRELALQIGVKP
- the pabB gene encoding aminodeoxychorismate synthase component 1, with product MKTLSPAIITLPWRQDAAEQYFAPISHLPWAMLLHSGHADHPHSRFDIVVADPVCTVKTHGETTQIRDAQGARLTHDDPLTVLQKTLTALNLQPPVNADLPFQGGALGLFGYDLGRRFEILPSHARQDIALADMAIGLYDWALVVDHSRQTVTLLSHSDVQARLAWLESQQSPERAPFRLTANWRSNMTREQYGKKFRQVQAYLHSGDCYQVNLAQRFQASYQGDEWLAFERLNRENRAPFSAFLRLDEGAILSLSPERFILLADGEIQTRPIKGTLPRLPQEEADRKQAQKLANSAKDRAENLMIVDLMRNDIGRVAAPGSVKVPELFVVEPFPAVHHLVSTVTARLPTTRHASDLLRAAFPGGSITGAPKVRAMEIIDELEPHRRNAWCGSIGYLSVCGNMDTSITIRTLTAVNGQLYCSAGGGIVADSEEQAEYQETFDKVNRILQQLEN
- a CDS encoding YoaH family protein codes for the protein MFAGLPSLSHEQQQKAVERIQELMSQGMSSGQAIMLVAEELRATHTGERIVARFEDDEDE
- a CDS encoding RidA family protein gives rise to the protein MTIIRIDAEDRWSDVVIHNNTLYYTGVPANLDADAFEQTANTLAQIDAALEQQGSSKSRILDATIFLADKNDFAAMNKAWDAWVVAGHAPVRCTVQAGLMNPKYKVEIKIIAAV
- a CDS encoding ATP-dependent DNA helicase is translated as MTDDFAPDGQLAKAIPGFKPREPQRQMAVAVAQSIQKSQPLVVEAGTGTGKTYAYLAPALRAKKKVIISTGSKALQDQLYSRDLPTVANALKYTGRLALLKGRSNYLCLERLEQQALAGGDLPVQTLSDVILLRSWSNQTEDGDISTCVSVAEDSQAWPLVTSTNDNCLGSDCPLYKDCFVVKARKKAMDADVVVVNHHLFLADMVVKESGFGELIPEAEVMIFDEAHQLPDIASQYFGQSLSSRQLMDLAKDITIAYRTELKDTQQLQKCADRLAQSAQDFRLQLGEPGYRGNLRELLADQRVQRAFLLLDDTLELCYDVAKLSLGRSALLDAAFERATLYRARLKRLKEINQPGYSYWYECTSRNFTLALTPLTVADKFKEVMAQKPGSWIFTSATLSVNDDLHHFTARLGIEEAESMLLPSPFDYTRQALLCVPRNLPQTNQPGAARQLAAMLRPIIEANNGRCFILCTSHAMMRDLAEQFRATMTLPVLLQGETSKGQLLQQFVSAGNALLVATSSFWEGVDVRGDTLSLVIIDKLPFTSPDDPLLKARMEDCRLRGGDPFDEVQLPDAVITLKQGVGRLIRDADDRGVLVICDNRLVMRPYGATFLASLPPAPRTRDIARAVRFLAIPSSG
- the tsaB gene encoding tRNA (adenosine(37)-N6)-threonylcarbamoyltransferase complex dimerization subunit type 1 TsaB — its product is MRILAIDTATEACSVALWNDGTHSAHFELCPREHTQRILPMVQDILAANGTSLTELNALAYGRGPGSFTGVRIGIGIAQGLALGADLPMIGVSTLMTMAQGAWRKTGATRVLAAIDARMGEVYWAEYQRDENGVWHGEETEAVLKPEQVTERLQQLSGDWVTVGTGWPAWPELGKESGLTLRDGDVLLPAAEDMLPIACQMLTDGKTVTVEHAEPVYLRNNVAWKKLPGKE
- a CDS encoding Slp family lipoprotein; its protein translation is MAVQKQVVKGLLAGAIAIMLSGCVTVPDAIKGSSPTPQDDLVRVMNAPQLYVGQEARFGGKVVDIQNQQGKTRLEIATVSLDSGARPILGEPSRGRIYANVNGFLDPVDFRGQLVTVVGPITGTAEGKVGNTPYKFMTMDVSGYKRWRLAQQVVMPPQPIDPWFYGGRRGWPYGYGGWGWYNPGPAQVQTIVTE